The sequence GGGCGAACCCGGGCGAACAGCACCCGATCGCCAACAGCCAGTACTTCCGGCAGGCTGTCCTCGACGGTGCGACGGTGATCCAGGTCGATCCCCACGCCAACAAGACGACTCGGTCATTCCAGATCGACGAGACGGACCGCCACCAGCACCTCCAGTTGAACCCCGGGACAGACATTCCGTTGCTGAATATCGTCCTCAAGACGATCCTCGAGCACCACGAGGAGCACCCGGATGACGGCTGGATCGACGAGGAGTTCGTCGAAGAGCGAACCGAGGGGTTCGAGGACCTCGTCGAGACGCTCGTGGACTTCGACAAGAAGTCCGCCGCCGAGGAGTGTGGCATCCCGCTCGAGGACATCGAGCGAGCCGCCGAAGCGTACGCGACGGCCGACAACGCCGCCATCTTCACCGGTATGGGGATGAGCCAGCACGCCTGCGGCGTCGACAACGTGCAAAACGAGATCAACCTCGCGCTGATCACGGGCAACCTCGGCCGACCCGGAACCGGCGTCAACCCCCTGCGTGGCCAGAACAACGTTCAGGGGACCTGTGACGTCGGTGCGATGCCGAACGTTTTGCCCGGCTACCAGCTGGTCGACGACGACGAGGCCCGCGAATCGGTCGAGGAAGTCTGGGGGTTCGAGGTACCCGACGAGCCGGGGCTCACCAACGTCGAGTGCTCCCACGAGTTCGGGAAGTCGGTCAGGGGACTGTACGTGATGGGCGAAAACCCCGTAATGAGCGAGCCCGACGCCAACCGGGTCGAAGAGCGAATTCAGAACCTCGAGTTCGTCGTCGTTCAGGACATCTTCCCGACCGAGACGGTCGAGTACGCCGACGTCGTCCTGCCAGCGACGACCTGGGCCGAACGCGGCGGCACCGTCACCAACACCGACCGGCGTGTCCAGCGAATGCGCGGCGTCGAAAACGTCCACGAGAACACGAAACACGACCTCGAGATCCTCTCAGAGGTCGGGACGCGGCTGTTCGACGACGGCGACGAGCTGTTCGACTTCGACGACCCCGAGGACGTGTTCGAAGAACTCCGGGAGGTCTGTCCGATCTACCACGGGATGACCTACGACGCACTCGACGAGGAGGGACTGCACTGGCCGTGTTACGAGCCCGGCGACGAGGGCGACCCCTTCCTCTACGAGGA is a genomic window of Natrarchaeobaculum aegyptiacum containing:
- the fdhF gene encoding formate dehydrogenase subunit alpha, producing MSTDETDEPVKTICPYCGVGCGIQIQQGEEPGDVQFVPWGDAPVNEGRICIKGGAATEVVAHEDRLTDPLIREDGEFREATWEEASDLVVSELERIREEYGPDAVGFFGSSKTMNEENYLLQKLARRYGTNNVDNCTRMCHASTVWALRTSLGAGAMTNSMADLEAECDLFWIQGANPGEQHPIANSQYFRQAVLDGATVIQVDPHANKTTRSFQIDETDRHQHLQLNPGTDIPLLNIVLKTILEHHEEHPDDGWIDEEFVEERTEGFEDLVETLVDFDKKSAAEECGIPLEDIERAAEAYATADNAAIFTGMGMSQHACGVDNVQNEINLALITGNLGRPGTGVNPLRGQNNVQGTCDVGAMPNVLPGYQLVDDDEARESVEEVWGFEVPDEPGLTNVECSHEFGKSVRGLYVMGENPVMSEPDANRVEERIQNLEFVVVQDIFPTETVEYADVVLPATTWAERGGTVTNTDRRVQRMRGVENVHENTKHDLEILSEVGTRLFDDGDELFDFDDPEDVFEELREVCPIYHGMTYDALDEEGLHWPCYEPGDEGDPFLYEEAFDTENGLGQIEGVTHQPPEETPDDEYPLILTTARLEEHYNTGTMSRRSPTLNRQTPENFVDVHPTDADRYGIEDGQDVVLTSRRGEITVEAQVTDDTREGVVWTTPHFAAASANRLTNDVLDERAKIPEYKAAAAEIEVGIEPAASSADD